Proteins from a single region of Harmonia axyridis chromosome 4, icHarAxyr1.1, whole genome shotgun sequence:
- the LOC123677524 gene encoding uncharacterized protein LOC123677524: MYIILCGLILGFLHLTSGGHIETVSASGCESCSIYLTCKRFTSIIGILETTFVPDANTSLDVSTTFPIENPRQCLSHRCSGNNHCSFILYEDCPGARESLGEGTLYVKYACIAEDRVVKYCNREIILPDPNNVGISEGFIRNPGYPRFYGGQSPCRWKIRVHSEQRIQLTILDISVIVDNPQTEDDCTGDRLEIIDSDIVVYSTCHQKEPPKEYLSISETLEIVLYSSQRLTPLRGILLHYTAVGCPTIIPPADSYLVHIDDTSATFSCCVGYVFPDTGSRSRELICEGSSWSETMPLPNCEQLEVAGVAEPLPRYPEIMATELIIPAIIIVALFVINSVVLFFINKARKRNEIKHENEELGALNSAELSAVVT, translated from the exons ATGTACATTATTTTATGCGGCTtgattttggggtttttgcaTTTGACCTCTGGTGGACACATAG aAACGGTTTCAGCTAGTGGCTGTGAATCTTGCAGTATTTATTTAACTTGTAAACGCTTCACGTCAATTATTGGGATATTAGAAACAACATTCGTTCCTGATGCTAATACATCGTTAGATGTTTCAACAACTTTTCCTATTGAGAATCCCAGACAATGCCTTAGCCATAG ATGTTCTGGAAATAATCATTGTAGTTTTATTCTTTATGAAGACTGTCCTGGAGCTAGAGAGAGTTTGGGAGAAGGAACTTTGTATGTGAAATACGCTTGTATTGCAG AAGATCGAGTGGTGAAATACTGCAATCGTGAGATCATTCTTCCAGATCCAAATAATGTTGGGATATCCGAAGGTTTCATCAGAAATCCCGGTTATCCAAGATTCTACGGTGGTCAGTCGCCATGCAGATGGAAAATTAGAGTACATAGTGAACAAAGGATTCAGCTAACGATACTCGATATTTCAGTTATAG tgGACAACCCCCAAACAGAAGATGACTGTACCGGAGACAGACTCGAAATAATAGACTCGGACATCGTTGTTTATTCGACGTGTCACCAGAAGGAGCCACCAAAGGAATACCTATCCATATCAGAAACTTTGGAGATAGTGCTCTACTCCTCCCAAAGACTGACACCCCTTAGGGGTATATTGTTACACTACACTGCCGTTGGGTGCCCAACTATCATACCGCCAGCAGACAGCTATCTGGTGCATATAGATGACACTTCCGCAACGTTTTCCTGTTGTGTTGGATACGTTTTTCCAGACACCGGATCTAGGAGCAGGGAATTGATCTGCGAAGGGTCGAGCTGGAGCGAGACTATGCCTTTGCCCAATTGCGAAC AATTGGAAGTTGCTGGTGTAGCTGAACCATTACCGAGATATCCAGAAATCATGGCCACAG AATTGATCATACCTGCTATCATCATAGTAGCACTTTTCGTCATTAACAGCGTCGTACTATTCTTCATCAACAAAGCGAGAAAAAG